The Brassica oleracea var. oleracea cultivar TO1000 chromosome C6, BOL, whole genome shotgun sequence genome includes a region encoding these proteins:
- the LOC106301127 gene encoding glycerophosphodiester phosphodiesterase GDPD5-like produces the protein MILTRCLPLIWLFLLTACAGRTLYPLPGKGGKGAKLPIQTSRPYNIAHRGSNGEIPEETAPAYLRAIEEGADFIETDVLSTKDGVLICFHDFTLQNTTNVASHKEFADRNRTYEVQGSNMTGFFTFDFTLKELKKLRTKQRFSFRNQQYNGKYPIITFEEFITIARDAPRVVGIYPEIKNPVLMNQHVKWPGGVRFEDKVVETLKKYGYGGSYLSKKWLKRPLFIQSFAPSSLVYISNLIDSPKVLLIDDVTVLTEDTNQTYAEITSDVYFNYIKQYVVGIGPWKDTVVPVSNNYTQAPTDLVKRAHAHNLKVHPYTYRNENEFLHLNFSQDPYKEYEYWINEIGVDGLFTDFTGSLHNYQEWTSPLSETSKSPRQLLSQIAALVLPYEKA, from the exons ATGATTCTTACAA GATGCTTACCATTGATATGGCTCTTTCTGCTTACTGCCTGTGCTGGAAGGACATTATACCCACTCCCTGGTAAAGGAGGCAAAGGCGCTAAGCTGCCTATTCAGACTTCACGTCCTTATAACATCGCACACAGAGGCTCCAATGGAGAGATCCCTGAAGAAACTGCTCCTGCATACTTG AGAGCAATTGAAGAGGGTGCAGACTTCATAGAAACAGATGTCTTATCAACCAAAGATGGTGTGTTGATCTGTTTCCATGATTTCACCCTTCAAAACACAACCAATGTTGCCAGCCACAAGGAGTTTGCTGATCGTAATAGGACTTATGAGGTCCAAGGATCCAACATGACTGGCTTTTTCACTT TTGATTTTACACTAAAAGAACTAAAGAAACTACGGACAAAACAGAGATTTTCTTTTCGAAACCAGCAATACAACG GAAAGTACCCTATCATTACATTTGAAGAGTTTATCACCATTGCTCGGGACGCTCCTCGAGTTGTCGGTATATATCCTGAGATTAAAAATCCAGTTTTAATGAACCAGCAT GTCAAATGGCCTGGTGGTGTGAGATTTGAGGATAAAGTGGTGGAGACACTTAAGAAGTATGGATATGGAGGCTCATATTTGTCCAAGAAGTGGTTGAAAAGACCATTGTTTATTCAGTCATTTGCCCCATCTTCTCTAGTTTACATATCAAACTTGATAGACTCGCCAAAAGTCTTACTAATAGACGATGTAACCGTGCTAACAGAAGACACTAACCAG ACTTACGCAGAGATCACATCAGATGTGTATTTCAATTACATCAAGCAATATGTTGTCGGGATAGGACCTTGGAAGGACACAGTTGTTCCAGTAAGTAACAATTACACTCAAGCCCCCACAGATCTGGTTAAAAGAGCTCATGCACATAATCTAAAG GTGCATCCATACACGTACAGGAATGAAAACGAATTCTTACACCTAAACTTCAGCCAAGATCCATATAAGGAATATGAGTACTGGATCAATGAGATTGGTGTTGATGGACTCTTCACCGACTTCACTGGTAGCCTCCATAACTACCAAGAATGGACATCTCCGTTGTCTGAAACTTCCAAGTCTCCACGACAGCTCTTGAGTCAAATTGCTGCATTGGTCCTCCCTTATGAAAAAGCTTGA
- the LOC106298263 gene encoding LRR receptor-like serine/threonine-protein kinase GSO2, giving the protein MEGKMSLGKYLTWVILLLGQLHGYQSCVQKESIALLELKRYIISITEEGESNSVFPTWTNDTNSNCCHWEGLECNRTSKRVTDIAFGTLHLKESSLLNLSLLHPFEEIRSLNLSKSRFINLSAYKENEFNDDAFNQFSGLFDDVEGHNSLSRLRNLEILDFSSNKFNNSIFPFLSAATSLTTLFLRGNNLDGPSPLNELKELTNLKLLDLSDNRFNGSIPVQELSTLSKLEALDVSDNELSGSMELQGICKLKNLQELDLSRNKLSGQFPLCLTNLTGLRVLDLSSNQMTGKVPSALGSLESLEYLSLFDNNFEGFFSVVSFANFSELRVLKLGSLSNSLQVESASSWKPKFQLNVIVLRSCNLEKVPYFLLHQKGLRQVDLSHNKIPGDFPSWLMENNTELKVLTLQNNNFTSFQLPQSAHDILMLDMSVNGFSHLFPGNIGLVLPHLASLNISNNRFQGDLPSSLGFMKSIQFLDISHNSFHGKLQRSFVEGCYSLRILKLSHNKLSGEILPSSTNFTHIWELSMDNNLFTGKIGQGLRKLEYLLLLDISNNNLTGVIPSWIGELSSLNAILLSNNLLEGEVHVSLFNISNLLLLDLSANILSGGIPPHVSSANPVALFLQDNNLSGSIPATLLVNVTILDLRNNRLSGNIPEFVNTQNISILLLRGNNLTGHIPHQLCGLRNIHLLDLADNKLNGSIPSCLSHTSFGLGKEDMSYDYDFKWGYMGSNFKDAFTLEQDSTSTENDGRHFKSLLVLDPINWYFMHDTQTKIEFATKHRYDAYMGGILKYMFGLDLSENELAGEIPVELGDLLELYALNFSHNYLSGVIPKSFSGLKNVESLDLSFNRLEGRIPAELTELSRLAVFKVTYNNLSGAIPQGKQFNTFDIQSYLGNPLLCGKPTNKSCETNNIQEPDNEVEADESTIDMVSFYWSIVAAYVTVLLGILAFLSIDSPWSRAWFYIVDVFIRKVRNLLW; this is encoded by the exons ATGGAGGGGAAGATGTCTTTGGGAAAATACTTGACATGGGTGATCTTACTGTTGGGGCAGCTACATGGATACCAAAGCTGCGTTCAGAAAGAAAGCATAGCTTTGTTGGAGCTCAAGAGATACATAATCTCAATTACTGAAGAAGGGGAATCCAACTCTGTTTTCCCTACTTGGACTAACGACACAAATAGCAATTGCTGCCATTGGGAGGGCCTTGAGTGCAATCGTACAAGCAAACGGGTGACTGATATTGCCTTTGGTACACTTCACCTCAAAGAGAGTTCTCTCCTAAATCTTTCTTTGCTGCATCCCTTTGAAGAAATTCGAAGTCTCAACTTGTCCAAGTCCAGATTCATAAACTTATCTGCGTACAAAGAGAATGAATTCAATGATGATGCATTCAACCAATTTTCTGGCTTGTTTGATGATGTTGAAG GTCATAATAGCCTAAGCAGATTAAGAAACCTGGAGATTCTGGATTTTTCTTCAAATAAATTCAACAACAGCATTTTTCCTTTTCTTAGTGCTGCTACATCACTTACAACTTTGTTTCTGCGGGGCAACAACTTGGATGGCCCATCTCCTCTTAACG AACTTAAAGAATTGACAAACTTGAAACTGCTGGACCTAAGTGATAACAGATTCAATGGCTCCATACCAGTACAAG AGCTCTCTACCCTGAGTAAGTTGGAAGCTCTGGATGTAAGTGATAATGAATTGTCTGGCTCAATGGAATTGCAAG GGATTTGTAAACTGAAGAATCTGCAAGAGCTTGATTTGAGTCGAAACAAACTGTCTGGTCAGTTTCCCTTATGTTTAACTAACTTAACTGGACTTCGAGTTCTTGATCTATCATCGAACCAAATGACTGGGAAGGTACCATCTGCTCTTGGTAGCCTTGAATCCCTTGAGTACTTATCGTTGTTTGACAACAACTTTGAAGGCTTCTTCTCAGTTGTTTCGTTTGCGAACTTCTCAGAGCTGAGGGTGCTCAAACTCGGTTCACTATCCAACTCACTTCAAGTAGAGTCTGCAAGTTCTTGGAAGCCAAAATTTCAGTTGAATGTTATTGTACTACGATCATGCAACTTGGAGAAGGTTCCTTATTTTCTCCTACATCAGAAGGGTCTACGTCAAGTTGATCTCTCTCACAATAAAATACCTGGAGATTTTCCTTCTTGGCTAATGGAGAACAATACGGAACTCAAAGTTTTAACTCTACAGAATAATAACTTTACGAGCTTTCAGCTACCACAGTCTGCTCATGATATTCTTATGCTGGACATGTCGGTGAATGGCTTCAGTCACCTGTTTCCTGGGAACATTGGTTTGGTGCTTCCGCATTTAGCGTCTTTGAATATATCAAATAACAGGTTTCAAGGAGATCTGCCATCTTCTCTAGGTTTCATGAAAAGTATTCAGTTTTTGGATATTTCTCACAATAGTTTCCACGGGAAGCTACAAAGAAGTTTTGTGGAGGGTTGTTATTCATTAAGAATCTTGAAACTTTCACATAATAAACTAAGTGGAGAGATTTTACCAAGTTCAACAAACTTCACTCATATATGGGAGCTGTCTATGGATAACAATCTGTTTACAGGGAAGATCGGACAAGGTTTGCGAAAATTGGAATACTTGTTACTGCTTGACATTTCGAACAACAATCTCACAGGTGTTATTCCAAGTTGGATTGGGGAACTTTCGTCTTTAAATGCAATACTGCTATCAAACAACTTGCTGGAAGGTGAAGTACATGTGTCCTTGTTCAACATTTCCAATCTTCTGTTGTTGGACCTCTCTGCAAACATTTTATCTGGGGGTATACCTCCACACGTCAGTTCTGCAAATCCTGTGGCTTTATTCCTACAAGACAACAATTTATCAGGATCTATTCCCGCCACGTTGCTAGTGAATGTCACTATACTTGATCTCAGAAACAACAGATTGTCTGGAAACATTCCGGAGTTCGTCAACACCCAAAACATCAGTATTCTTCTTCTGCGGGGGAATAACTTAACAGGTCATATTCCTCATCAGCTGTGTGGCCTAAGAAACATCCATCTTCTGGATCTAGCTGATAACAAACTGAATGGATCCATACCTTCATGTCTTAGCCATACATCATTTGGTTTGGGAAAAGAGGATATGTCATATGATTATGATTTTAAGTGGGGCTACATGGGTAGTAATTTCAAGGATGCTTTTACTCTGGAACAAGATTCAACTTCCACAGAAAATGATGGTAGACATTTCAAATCTCTTCTTGTGCTAGATCCTATTAACTGGTACTTCATGCATGACACCCAGACAAAAATTGAGTTTGCAACAAAACACCGATATGATGCCTACATGGGTGGAATTCTCAAATATATGTTTGGACTAGATCTCTCAGAAAATGAGCTTGCTGGTGAGATTCCAGTAGAGCTAGGAGATCTTCTGGAACTTTATGCTCTCAATTTTTCTCACAACTATTTGTCAGGTGTGATACCAAAAAGCTTCTCAGGTTTGAAGAATGTTGAAAGCCTTGATCTCTCCTTTAACAGATTAGAAGGCCGTATTCCAGCAGAACTAACAGAGCTAAGCAGACTTGCTGTTTTCAAGGTCACATACAACAACTTATCAGGAGCCATTCCACAGGGAAAACAGTTTAACACGTTTGATATACAAAGCTACTTAGGTAATCCTCTTCTTTGTGGGAAACCAACCAACAAAAGTTGTGAGACCAATAACATCCAAGAACCAGATAATGAAGTGGAAGCTGATGAATCCACAATAGACATGGTCTCTTTCTACTGGAGTATTGTTGCAGCTTATGTGACAGTACTTCTTGGAATACTTGCATTTCTCTCTATTGATTCTCCTTGGAGCAGAGCTTGGTTCTACATTGTTGATGTTTTCATACGCAAGGTGAGGAACTTGTTATGGTAA
- the LOC106298888 gene encoding leucine-rich repeat receptor-like protein kinase PEPR2: MEGKLFLKQYLIWVMILLLGQPHGYKSCILKERNALLDLKKFLISTTEEGQSEPVLPTWTNDTTSDCCQWERVKCNSTSGRVLELSIRGLNLKKSSLLNFSLLHPFEEVQSVDLSESKFGGFFDGPEGYKSLSRLRNLEILDLSSNKFNISVFPFLNAATSLTTLLLQGNNMSSPFPAKELSALVKLKFLDLSGNGFSGSMELQGICKLKNLQELDLSQNYLVGDFPLCLTGLTGLRVLDLSSNQMSGKIPSSLANLESLEYFSLFDNNFEGFFSLDSLANLSMLKVFGVNSRSNSFQVVSDDSWKPKFQLNAIALRSCNLEKVPDFLLHQKDLRHVDLSNNNISGQFPSWLLANNTKLDVLLLQNNYLTSFQLPRSAQNLLFLDLSVNKFNHLLPENIGWILPHLLSLNISKNGFQGSMPSSLGNMKSINNLDISHNSFGGKLPRSFVEGCYSLSILKLSHNKLSGEAFPESTNFTRVSQLSMDNNQFTGTIGQGLRRLRSLYMLDVSHNNLTGGIPSWIGQNQFLGALQLSNNMLEGEIPPSLFNIFSLRLLDLSGNGLSGGLPSEISFRTPVVLYLQDNNLSGPIPDTFLANVVVLDLRNNRLSGNIPEFINTQTTNILLRGNNLTGRIPRQLCGLSNIHLLDLANNRLSGSIPSCLSNTSLGLGKEDAPYSYSLGVAVVAPGDSTSTDSFSYLSLKMSVYISDPFRMAYLSDTQYDIEFATKHRYDAYRGGILNYLYGLDLSENELTGEIPSGLGDLLKLRALNLSHNYLSGVVPATFSGIRNLESLDLSFNRLHGWIPPQLTALSSLAVFNVSYNNLSGVIPQGKQFNTFDTQSYLGNLLLCGQPTNTSCKNVTSPESDNEVKDDDSLIDMVSFYWSSAATYVTILIGLFASLSFDSPWSRFWFYIVEVFINKVRNLLW, translated from the exons ATGGAAGGAAAGCTTTTCTTAAAACAATACTTGATATGGGTGATGATACTATTGTTGGGGCAGCCGCATGGATACAAAAGCTGTATTTTGAAAGAAAGGAACGCGTTGTTGGACCTCAAGAAATTCTTGATCTCAACTACTGAAGAAGGGCAATCCGAACCTGTTCTCCCTACTTGGACCAATGACACCACGAGCGACTGCTGTCAATGGGAGCGTGTTAAGTGCAATTCTACAAGCGGGCGGGTACTCGAGCTTTCCATTCGTGGACTGAATCTCAAAAAGAGTTCTCTCCTAAACTTTTCTTTGCTGCATCCCTTTGAAGAAGTTCAAAGTGTAGACCTATCAGAGTCCAAATTTGGTGGTTTCTTCGATGGTCCGGAAGGTTATAAAAGCCTCAGTAGATTAAGAAACCTGGAGATTCTTGATCTCTCGTCAAATAAATTCAACATCAGCGTCTTTCCTTTTCTTAATGCTGCTACATCACTTACAACTCTGCTTCTTCAGGGAAACAACATGAGTAGCCCTTTTCCTGCTAAAG AGCTTTCTGCCTTGGTGAAGCTGAAATTTTTGGATTTAAGTGGTAATGGATTTTCTGGCTCAATGGAATTGCAAG GGATTTGCAAACTGAAGAATCTACAAGAGCTCGATCTCAGTCAAAACTATCTTGTAGGTGACTTTCCTTTATGTTTAACTGGCTTGACTGGACTTCGAGTTCTTGATCTCTCCTCGAACCAAATGAGTGGGAAGATACCATCTTCTCTCGCTAACCTTGAATCCCTTGAGTACTTCTCATTGTTCGATAACAATTTTGAAGGCTTCTTCTCCCTTGATTCCCTTGCCAACCTCTCAATGCTTAAGGTGTTTGGAGTTAATTCAAGATCCAACTCATTCCAAGTGGTTTCAGACGATTCTTGGAAGCCCAAATTTCAGTTAAATGCTATTGCATTACGCTCTTGCAACTTGGAGAAGGTTCCTGATTTTCTCCTACACCAAAAGGATTTGCGCCATGTTGATCTCTCCAACAACAACATATCTGGACAGTTTCCATCCTGGCTGTTGGCAAACAATACAAAACTTGACGTGTTGCTTCTGCAGAATAACTATTTGACAAGCTTTCAGCTGCCAAGATCAGCACAAAATCTGCTGTTCCTGGATCTGTCGGTTAACAAATTCAACCATCTATTACCTGAGAACATTGGATGGATACTTCCTCATTTACTGTCTCTGAATATCTCAAAGAACGGTTTTCAAGGAAGCATGCCATCCTCTCTGGGTAACATGAAGAGTATTAATAATCTTGATATATCTCACAACAGTTTTGGCGGGAAGCTACCAAGAAGTTTCGTAGAGGGTTGTTATTCCTTGTCAATCTTGAAGCTGTCACATAACAAACTAAGTGGAGAGGCTTTTCCAGAATCAACAAACTTCACTCGTGTATCTCAGCTCTCCATGGATAACAATCAGTTCACGGGAACAATTGGACAAGGTTTGAGGAGATTGAGATCTTTGTATATGCTTGACGTTTCGCACAACAATCTCACAGGTGGTATTCCAAGCTGGATCGGACAAAACCAGTTCCTAGGCGCATTACAACTCTCAAACAATATGTTGGAAGGTGAAATACCTCCTTCCTTGTTCAACATATTCAGCCTTCGGCTGTTGGATCTCTCTGGAAACGGTTTATCTGGGGGCTTACCTTCAGAAATCAGTTTCAGGACCCCGGTGGTATTATACCTCCAAGACAACAACTTGTCAGGGCCTATTCCAGACACATTTCTAGCGAATGTCGTAGTACTTGATCTCAGAAACAACAGACTATCAGGGAATATCCCGGAGTTCATCAACACTCAAACCACCAACATCCTTCTTCGGGGGAATAATTTAACAGGCCGTATTCCTCGCCAGCTGTGTGGCCTCAGCAACATCCACCTTCTTGATCTGGCTAACAACAGATTAAGTGGTTCTATACCTTCATGTCTTAGCAACACATCACTTGGTTTAGGGAAAGAGGATGCACCATACAGCTACAGTTTGGGCGTTGCTGTCGTTGCTCCTGGTGACTCCACTTCCACAGATTCTTTTAGCTATTTGAGTTTGAAAATGTCAGTGTATATTTCAGATCCTTTTAGAATGGCCTACCTGTCAGACACTCAATATGATATTGAATTTGCAACAAAACATCGATATGATGCTTACAGAGGCGGGATTCTCAACTACTTGTACGGACTTGATCTCTCGGAAAATGAGCTCACCGGTGAGATCCCATCAGGGCTTGGAGATCTTTTGAAGTTACGAGCTCTCAATCTTTCTCACAACTACTTATCAGGAGTGGTACCAGCGACATTCTCAGGTATAAGGAATTTGGAAAGCCTTGATCTTTCTTTCAACAGATTACATGGCTGGATCCCACCGCAGCTAACAGCGCTAAGCAGTCTAGCGGTCTTCAACGTCTCATACAACAACTTATCAGGAGTCATTCCACAGGGAAAACAGTTTAACACGTTTGATACACAAAGCTACTTAGGTAATCTTCTTCTCTGTGGGCAACCAACCAATACAAGCTGCAAGAATGTTACTTCTCCAGAATCAGATAATGAAGTGAAGGATGATGACAGCTTAATCGACATGGTATCTTTCTACTGGAGTTCGGCTGCAACCTACGTGACAATACTTATTGGGTTATTCGCATCACTCTCTTTTGATTCCCCTTGGAGTAGATTTTGGTTCTACATCGTTGAGGTGTTTATCAACAAGGTGAGGAATCTATTGTGGTAA